One Streptococcus gallolyticus subsp. gallolyticus DSM 16831 DNA window includes the following coding sequences:
- a CDS encoding GNAT family N-acetyltransferase, with product MEIRQAFPNEVDQIMLVIEDARKQLAASGSNQWQGKYPDEDTIYDDVLTGQGYVALLDGQIVAYAAVITDGDPAYDKIYDGQWKHNNHRYITFHRVAVLSSVTGRKVAQTFLQGLIEGTDGHDFRCDTHEKNGAMQHIFEKLGYVYCGKVPIDGERLAYQKIKTKDENALYQEVDEADHHSY from the coding sequence ATGGAAATTAGACAAGCTTTTCCCAATGAAGTCGACCAAATCATGCTCGTTATTGAGGACGCACGAAAACAATTGGCAGCAAGCGGTAGTAATCAATGGCAAGGGAAATATCCTGATGAGGATACGATTTATGATGACGTTTTGACTGGTCAAGGGTATGTAGCCTTATTAGATGGGCAAATTGTAGCCTATGCAGCTGTTATCACTGATGGTGACCCTGCTTATGACAAGATTTACGATGGTCAGTGGAAACACAATAATCACCGTTACATCACATTTCACCGTGTTGCTGTTTTGTCTAGCGTGACTGGTCGAAAGGTTGCTCAAACATTTCTTCAAGGATTGATTGAAGGAACTGATGGACATGATTTCCGTTGTGACACCCATGAAAAGAATGGTGCCATGCAACACATTTTTGAGAAACTTGGTTATGTCTATTGTGGAAAAGTGCCAATTGATGGTGAACGTCTAGCTTATCAAAAAATTAAAACTAAGGATGAGAATGCTCTCTATCAAGAAGTTGATGAGGCTGATCACCATAGTTATTAA
- a CDS encoding copper homeostasis protein CutC: protein MIIKEFCAENTTLLNQLDQSVKRVELCDNLAVGGTTPSYGVIKEAARYLHEKDIALATMIRPRGGNFVYNDSELRIMEDDILHAVELESDSLVLGLLTEDNHIDQDGIEQLLPATQGLPLVFHMAFDHIPLEEQKEALDQLVELGFTRILTHGSAQNNDIFENIAHLKELVDHADGRIEIMIGGGVTADNYQELIEKTGAQAAHGTKINCVL, encoded by the coding sequence ATGATTATCAAAGAATTTTGTGCCGAAAATACAACACTTCTCAATCAACTCGATCAGTCTGTTAAACGTGTTGAACTTTGTGATAATTTAGCCGTTGGAGGTACAACGCCATCTTATGGTGTTATCAAAGAAGCGGCACGCTACCTGCATGAAAAAGACATCGCACTAGCAACAATGATTCGCCCTCGTGGTGGTAACTTTGTCTATAATGATAGCGAACTTCGCATCATGGAAGACGATATTCTTCATGCCGTTGAACTTGAAAGTGACAGTTTAGTTTTGGGATTATTAACAGAAGATAATCACATCGACCAAGATGGTATCGAACAACTTCTTCCTGCCACACAAGGATTGCCACTTGTTTTTCACATGGCTTTTGACCACATTCCGCTTGAAGAGCAAAAAGAAGCACTCGACCAATTGGTTGAATTAGGCTTTACACGTATTTTGACACACGGGTCTGCTCAAAATAATGACATTTTTGAAAACATTGCTCACCTTAAAGAGCTTGTTGATCACGCTGACGGTCGTATTGAAATCATGATTGGTGGCGGTGTCACAGCTGATAATTACCAAGAACTTATTGAAAAAACAGGTGCCCAAGCTGCGCACGGAACAAAAATTAATTGCGTCTTGTAA
- the serC gene encoding 3-phosphoserine/phosphohydroxythreonine transaminase: protein MTIYNFSAGPAVLPKPVLEQAQREMLDYQGSGMSVLEMSHRSKEFDNIIKEAEQLLRELMAIPDNYKVMFLQGGASTQFTMLPLNLAKGRKAYYLVGGSWGKKAYAEAVKLSKTVPFEPLLLASSEDTVYDHIPTFDSKDIDPEAAYVHITTNNTIEGTSIYDLPDTNGVPIVADMSSNILAVRYNVEDFALIYAGAQKNIGPAGVTVVIVREDFLNDEPTLSAMLDYRIQAEAGSLYNTPPAYNIYIAKLVFEWVKAFGGVDKMEAANREKSGLLYDFIDQSDFYTNPVKNPAERSVANIPFVTPSKELDAKFVAEATPLGFKNIKGHRSVGGMRASLYNAFPRQGVLDLIEFMKKFEAENK from the coding sequence ATGACAATTTACAATTTCTCTGCAGGTCCTGCAGTGTTACCGAAACCAGTGCTTGAACAAGCACAGCGTGAAATGCTTGACTACCAAGGTAGCGGCATGAGTGTTTTAGAAATGTCCCACCGTTCCAAAGAGTTTGATAATATCATTAAAGAAGCAGAACAATTATTGCGTGAATTAATGGCTATTCCAGATAATTATAAAGTGATGTTCCTTCAAGGTGGTGCATCTACGCAATTTACAATGCTTCCTTTAAACCTTGCTAAGGGACGTAAGGCATATTATCTAGTTGGTGGTTCGTGGGGTAAAAAAGCTTATGCAGAAGCTGTTAAATTGTCCAAAACTGTTCCTTTTGAACCATTGCTACTAGCATCATCTGAAGATACAGTATATGACCATATCCCTACTTTTGATTCAAAAGATATTGACCCAGAAGCTGCTTATGTTCACATCACAACAAACAATACAATTGAAGGAACGTCTATTTATGATCTTCCTGATACAAATGGTGTGCCAATTGTAGCGGATATGTCTTCAAATATTCTGGCTGTACGTTACAACGTTGAAGATTTTGCTTTGATTTATGCAGGTGCCCAAAAGAACATTGGTCCTGCAGGGGTTACAGTTGTAATCGTCCGTGAAGATTTCTTGAATGATGAACCAACGCTTTCTGCTATGCTTGATTACCGTATCCAAGCAGAAGCGGGTTCACTTTACAATACACCGCCTGCATATAACATCTATATTGCAAAACTTGTTTTTGAATGGGTGAAAGCTTTCGGTGGTGTTGATAAAATGGAAGCTGCTAACCGCGAAAAATCAGGTTTGTTGTACGATTTCATTGACCAATCTGACTTCTATACAAACCCTGTTAAAAATCCAGCAGAACGTTCAGTAGCTAATATTCCATTTGTAACACCAAGTAAAGAACTTGATGCTAAATTTGTTGCTGAAGCAACGCCGCTTGGATTTAAAAATATCAAAGGTCACCGCTCTGTGGGTGGTATGCGTGCTAGTCTTTACAATGCATTCCCACGTCAAGGGGTACTTGATTTGATTGAATTCATGAAAAAATTTGAAGCTGAAAATAAATAA
- a CDS encoding P-II family nitrogen regulator — MKKIEAIIRSDRLEDLKDALSKAGFTKGMTVSQVLGYGNQRGFAEYVRGQKIVPTLLAKVKVEIVTHDAAVDEIVDIICKAVRTGEVGDGKIFILPIEEVVRIRTGERGGDAV, encoded by the coding sequence ATGAAAAAAATAGAGGCGATTATCCGTTCAGACCGTTTGGAAGATCTCAAAGATGCCTTATCTAAAGCAGGATTTACCAAGGGAATGACAGTCAGTCAAGTGCTTGGTTATGGAAACCAACGCGGTTTTGCAGAATATGTTCGTGGTCAAAAGATTGTGCCAACTTTGCTTGCGAAAGTAAAAGTTGAAATTGTGACACACGATGCGGCGGTTGATGAAATTGTGGATATCATCTGCAAAGCTGTTCGTACAGGTGAAGTTGGAGATGGTAAAATTTTTATTCTTCCGATTGAAGAAGTTGTTCGTATTCGGACAGGAGAACGAGGTGGTGATGCCGTTTAA